In Aedes albopictus strain Foshan chromosome 3, AalbF5, whole genome shotgun sequence, the following are encoded in one genomic region:
- the LOC109399074 gene encoding defensin-A, with the protein MQSLSVICFLAMCVVAITSAYPQEPVLADEAQSVANSLFDELPEESYQAAVENLRLKRATCDLLSGFGVGDSACAAHCIARGNRGGYCNSKKVCVCRN; encoded by the exons ATGCAGTCCCTCAGTGTGATTTGTTTCCTGGCTATGTGCGTCGTGGCCATCACTAGCGCTTACCCACAGGAACCGGTGCTGGCGGACGAGGCCCAGTCTGTTGCCAACTCTCTTT TTgatgaacttccggaggaatcctacCAGGCTGCCGTGGAGAACTTGCGCCTCAAGCGGGCCACCTGCGATCTGCTGAGCGGATTCGGCGTGGGTGACAGTGCTTGTGCTGCCCATTGCATTGCCCGGGGCAATCGGGGAGGCTACTGCAACTCGAAGAAGGTGTGCGTCTGCCGGAACTGA